Proteins found in one Pelmatolapia mariae isolate MD_Pm_ZW linkage group LG7, Pm_UMD_F_2, whole genome shotgun sequence genomic segment:
- the enc2 gene encoding kelch-like protein 25 yields MSVTVHENRKSRTSTGSMNISLFHKPSHPDSVLTHLNTMRKQCMFTDVTLWAGDRSFPCHRAVLAACSRYFEAMFSGGLRESLDTDVNFRDSIHPEVLELLLDFAYSSRVIINEENAESLLEAGDMLQFHDIRDAAAEFLEKNLHASNCLGMMLLSDAHQCKRLYELSWRMCLVHYETVRESEDFYSLSKDQLLELILSDELEIEDEQVVFNSVMRWVRYDLEGRRLHLPELLTGIRLALLPSECLLEAVACEELIIADKRSRSIVEEAMQCKKKILQNDGVVTSPCARPRKAGHTLLILGGQTFMCDKIYQVDHKAKEIIPKADLPSPRKEFSACAIGCKVYVTGGRGSENGVSKDVWIYDTVHEEWSKGAPMLIARFGHGSAELENSLYVVGGHTAIAGVFPASPSVSLKQVERYDPLNNKWTMMAPLRDGVSNAAVVSAKLKLFVFGGTTIHRDKASKVQCYDPVGNRWNIAAECPQPWRYTAAAVLGSQIFIMGGDTEFTAACAYRFDCEANQWTRVGDMTSKRMSCHAVASGNKLYVVGGYFGTQRCKTLDCYDPTSDSWNSITTVPYSLIPTAFVSTWKHLPA; encoded by the exons ATGTCGGTGACTGTCCACGAGAATCGGAAATCCCGCACTAGCACAGGCTCCATGAACATCTCATTGTTCCACAAGCCTTCACATCCCGACAGTGTCCTGACTCATTTGAACACCATGAGAAAACAATGCATGTTTACTGATGTCACTCTGTGGGCCGGCGATCGCTCTTTCCCATGCCACAG GGCTGTCCTGGCAGCATGTAGTCGTTATTTTGAAGCCATGTTTAGCGGAGGGCTGCGAGAAAGCCTGGACACTGACGTCAATTTCAGAGACAGTATACACCCTGAG GTCCTGGAGCTTCTGTTGGACTTTGCCTACTCTTCCCGAGTGATCATAAATGAGGAGAACGCAGAGTCGTTGTTGGAGGCTGGCGACATGCTGCAGTTCCACGATATTCGGGATGCAGCAGCAGAGTTCTTAGAAAAAAACCTGCACGCGTCCAACTGCTTGGGAATGATGCTGTTATCAGATGCTCATCAGTGTAAAAGACTGTACGAGCTGTCGTGGAGGATGTGTCTGGTGCACTATGAGACG GTGAGAGAGTCTGAGGATTTCTACAGTCTGTCCAAAGACCAGCTGCTGGAGCTGATTCTGAGTGACGAGCTGGAGATAGAAGATGAACAG GTTGTGTTTAACTCTGTGATGCGGTGGGTTCGATACGACTTGGAGGGTCGGCGTCTTCATTTGCCGGAGCTGCTGACAGGCATAAGGTTGGCTCTGCTGCCCTCGGAGTGTCTGCTGGAGGCTGTAGCTTGTGAGGAGCTGATTATTGCTGACAAGAGGAGCAG GTCCATAGTAGAAGAGGCAATGCAATGTAAGAAGAAAATCCTTCAGAATGATGGAGTAGTGACTAGTCCTTGTGCCCGACCACGCAAGGCAGGACATACGCTACTTATACTTGGAGGCCAAACCTTCATGTGTGACAAGATATATCAG GTTGATCATAAAGCCAAGGAGATCATACCGAAGGCAGACCTTCCCAGCCCTAGAAAGGAGTTCAGTGCCTGCGCCATTGGTTGTAAGGTTTATGTGACAGGAGGTCGAGGATCAGAGAATGGAGTGTCAAAAGACGTCTGGATCTATGACACTGTCCATGAAGAGTGGTCTAAAGGAGCACCCATGCTAATAGCCAG GTTTGGCCATGGTTCAGCTGAGCTGGAGAACAGTCTGTATGTTGTTGGAGGGCATACAGCCATAGCTGGTGTCTTCCCTGCCTCACCATCTGTCTCTCTGAAACAG GTGGAGCGGTATGACCCTCTCAATAACAAATGGACCATGATGGCTCCACTAAGAGATGGCGTTAGTAATGCTGCTGTGGTCTCTGCCAAACTCAAACTCTTTGTTTTTGGGGGGACCACCATACACAGAGACAAAGCCTCCAAG GTCCAGTGTTACGACCCCGTAGGAAATCGCTGGAACATCGCTGCCGAGTGCCCTCAGCCCTGGCGCTACACGGCAGCCGCTGTCTTGGGAAGCCAGATCTTTATCATGGGCGGCGACACAGAATTCACAGCTGCCTGTGCTTATCGCTTTGACTGTGAAGCCAATCAGTGGACTCGAGTGGGCGACATGACGTCCAAACGGATGAGCTGCCATGCCGTGGCCTCGGGAAATAAGCTTTATGTGGTTGGAGGTTATTTTGGGACGCAGCGGTGTAAAACACTGGACTGTTACGATCCCACGTCAGATAGTTGGAACTCCATCACCACTGTACCTTATTCACTGATCCCCACTGCCTTTGTCAGCACATGGaaacacctgcctgcctaa